The DNA window CTGTCCCTCGCGCCCCTGCCGGAGGTCTCTGCGTCATTCTCCTGGGTGTTGGCCGCGCGAGGCTCGCGCACGGAGGAGCAGGCGCGGCTCCTCGAGGACGCGCACCGCGACTTGCGAGGGGCGCTGTTCAGGGCCGTGGACCTCACCACCTGTGAGCGGGTCCTCGGCTTCGGAGGGGATGATGGCCGGGAGTGGGTGGCGCTGGCCCGGCGGCCCGGAGCGTTCCGCGTCATCGGCCATGTGTCCTCGCCCCAGGACGCGGAGGTCGCGCGCGGGCGGGTGCGTGCCCATGCGCTGGAGGAACGCATCCAGGTCGTGTCGGGAGGACTGGACGCGGACGGGCTGGAGACGGGCTTCGACGTCGCCTTCGGGTTGGAGGCCCTGCGCCATCCAGATGAGCGCGCCTCCCTCTTCGCCGCGCTCGGAAAGAAGGTCCGCGAGGGCGGCCGGCTGGTCCTCGGGGATGTGTTCCTGAGGACAGCCCTGTCGCTGCCTCACGTCGAGCCGCTGGCGTTGCCGCTCCTGGACGAGCTGGTCACCTGGCTGGCCTCGAATGGCTTCCTCGTCACGGACTGCGTGGACGCGGCGAGCGAGATGGGGAACTTCCTCCATGAGCCCGCGCTGGACGCGCGGCTGTCGCAACTGGGCTGGGGCGCGGAGGATGTTCGCGCCGAGGCGGCCCGCTCCCACGACGTGCTGGGCGGACTGCTTCGAGGTGGCGCGGCGGCCTACCTGCTGCTGACCGCGGAGAAGCGAGGCGAGCTGACTCCAGAGCGGCTGGACGCGATGAATCGCGAGCAGTTGATGAAGCCTCGCCGCTACTCCGACCTGCCGCACGCGTGGCTGTACGCGCCCCGGTGGCGGCCCGTCGCGAGTGCTCCATCCCCCGCGCCGGAGAACGACACCTCGCCCTCCGCGCACTGCCTCGTGTTCGCCGACCGGGGCGGCCTGGGCGCGGCGCTCGCGCGGAGCATGTCGAGCTCGGGTGCGCGCTGCACCTTCGTCCACCGGGGCGAGGTGTTCCGGCGCAACGACGACGGCAGCTATGACGTGCCCCTCCGGAACCCGGAGGACTTCCTGAGGCTGACGGAGGCGCTGGCCCTCGACGGGGCCGTGCCTTCGCGTGTCATCTACCTGTGGAGCCTGGATGGGCCGAAGCCCGAGGGCCTCACGGTCTCCCAGCTCCAGGATGAGACGCTCGATGTGTGCGGCGGCCTGCTGTACCTCACGCAGGCGTTGCTCAAGGCGGGCGCGAGCCATCCCGCGTCGCCTTCACTCTGGCTCGTCACCCGGGGCGCCCAGCGCGCGGACGACACGGGCGGTGTCCCGGGCCTGTCGGGCGCTTCGCTCTGGGGCTTGGGGAAGGCGATTGCCTACGAGCACCCGGAGCTCGACTGCCGCCGCGTGGACGTGGATCCCCGGCGCGACCTGGAGGAGAGCGCCCGGGAGCTGTGGATGGAGCTTCGCTCGCACGACGGCGAGGACCAGGTGCTGCTGCGTGATGGGGCGCGCCATGTGCTGCGCCTGGCCCGTCATCGGCGGTGGGACTGGGAGGGCGCGGGACGGCTCCAGTTCCGCGCGGATGCCACCTACCTGGTGACAGGGGGCCTGGGCGGCCTGGGCCTCCAGGTCGCGCGGTGGATGGTGCGGCGCGGGGCGCGCAACCTGGTGCTCCTGGGGCGCAAGCGGGCCAGCGACGTGTCCACCGAGGAAGTGCGCGAGATGCGTGCACAGGGCGCGGCCATCATCTCGCTCGCGGGCGTGTCGGTGGACTCGGACCTCGACTTCGTGATGGCGGGCATCTCCAAGCGCATGCCTCCCTTGCGAGGCATCGTCCACGCGATGACCGAGGTGGACGACGGCATCCTCCTGCACCAGACGCGGGAGCGCCTGGGCCGGGTGTTCTCCGCGAAGGTCGCGGGCGCCTGGAACCTGCACCGGTGGCTCGAGGGCACGCCGCTGGACTTCTTCCACATGGTGTCCTCGTCCACGTCGCTGATGGGCGCGTCGGGGCAGGCCAGCCACCTGTCGGCCACGTCCTTCCTGGATGGGCTCGCCGAGTACCGGCGCTCCTTGGGTTTGCCCGGACAGAGCTCGAGCTGGGGCGCCTGGGCGCAGCCCGGTGACGAAGCCTCCCAGGCGCTGGATGCGCGCATGCGCAAGCGAGGCGTCGGCATGGTGCCCGCGGAGCAGGCGTTCTCCGTCCTGGAGCAGGTGTTCGGACCCGTGCCCGCGTCCGTGGGCGTGATGCCCATCCACTGGCCGACCTTCCTCGGGGGGCTGCCAGGAGATGGACCGCCGCCGCTGTTCGCCGACTTCGGTGGGGATTCCGGCCCGGCTCGCGCGGGCGCGGAGCTTCGTCGCGAGCTCCTGCGGCGTGTGCGCGGTGGCTCTCCGGAGGACGGACGCGGCGCGGTGCTCGAGTGGTTCCGCGAGCAGGTGGCGAAGGTCCTGGAGCTGAAGGCCTCTCAGTTGCCCGAGCCGGAGCAGACGCTGCACGAGCTCGGGCTCGATTCCTTGATGGGTGTGGAGCTCAAGAAGCTGCTGCACGCGCAGCTCCGGGTGGAGTTCCCGCTCCAGGAGCTGCTGGGCGGCAAGAGCATCGGCGAGCTGTCGGGGTCTCTCTACGAAGCGTTGCGTTGAGTCTCGCAAAAGGGGTGGAACGTGTCTGGTGATTCCGTTCAGGTCCGCTTCGTCGTCGCGCCATTTCTCCCGGAGCATCAGCCCGCGTTGGGGGTGAGCACGCTGATTGGCGTGCTGGGG is part of the Myxococcus landrumus genome and encodes:
- a CDS encoding KR domain-containing protein, translated to MEQQGQGRSLAERLAALSPERRALLELALKAKAPAPRAMRARPSLVVVFQEGTEDFLSLAPLPEVSASFSWVLAARGSRTEEQARLLEDAHRDLRGALFRAVDLTTCERVLGFGGDDGREWVALARRPGAFRVIGHVSSPQDAEVARGRVRAHALEERIQVVSGGLDADGLETGFDVAFGLEALRHPDERASLFAALGKKVREGGRLVLGDVFLRTALSLPHVEPLALPLLDELVTWLASNGFLVTDCVDAASEMGNFLHEPALDARLSQLGWGAEDVRAEAARSHDVLGGLLRGGAAAYLLLTAEKRGELTPERLDAMNREQLMKPRRYSDLPHAWLYAPRWRPVASAPSPAPENDTSPSAHCLVFADRGGLGAALARSMSSSGARCTFVHRGEVFRRNDDGSYDVPLRNPEDFLRLTEALALDGAVPSRVIYLWSLDGPKPEGLTVSQLQDETLDVCGGLLYLTQALLKAGASHPASPSLWLVTRGAQRADDTGGVPGLSGASLWGLGKAIAYEHPELDCRRVDVDPRRDLEESARELWMELRSHDGEDQVLLRDGARHVLRLARHRRWDWEGAGRLQFRADATYLVTGGLGGLGLQVARWMVRRGARNLVLLGRKRASDVSTEEVREMRAQGAAIISLAGVSVDSDLDFVMAGISKRMPPLRGIVHAMTEVDDGILLHQTRERLGRVFSAKVAGAWNLHRWLEGTPLDFFHMVSSSTSLMGASGQASHLSATSFLDGLAEYRRSLGLPGQSSSWGAWAQPGDEASQALDARMRKRGVGMVPAEQAFSVLEQVFGPVPASVGVMPIHWPTFLGGLPGDGPPPLFADFGGDSGPARAGAELRRELLRRVRGGSPEDGRGAVLEWFREQVAKVLELKASQLPEPEQTLHELGLDSLMGVELKKLLHAQLRVEFPLQELLGGKSIGELSGSLYEALR